Proteins from one Triticum aestivum cultivar Chinese Spring chromosome 7A, IWGSC CS RefSeq v2.1, whole genome shotgun sequence genomic window:
- the LOC123146876 gene encoding bifunctional nuclease 2 isoform X1, whose translation MGVGLCTLMAMEGPILCRPIMQARLPAALVNNSLIKSGQLGTAFLGAVSKYRNITRLVSPISQSSSKNFGPICRSFSSSSDGNGYMAGNFNENDEDYVNSTVLEAVEVRSGSEGYIVKMRDGKNLRCVHNNSQGREIPESAPQPAIVLRIEDGSGTLLPIIVLEMPSVLLMAAIRHVHIARPTIYQVVKELIDKMGYEVKLVRVNKRIQEAYCAELYLTKIGDQTESITFDLRPSDAINIAVRCKVPIQVHRSLAYSDGIRSVEPAKLVAAGGLSDGLLFTELDRPDGEPCVEAQEFSLVRNMFIAVVEERYKDAATWKDKLMRLRSKRKNWA comes from the exons ATGGGTGTCGGATTGT GCACATTGATGGCAATGGAGGGACCAATTCTTTGTCGCCCTATAATGCAAGCAAGGCTTCCTGCTGCCCTTGTCAACAACTCATTGATCAAATCTGGGCAGCTTGGCACTGCATTCTTGGGTGCTGTGTCTAAATACCGCAACATTACTAGACTAGTTTCTCCAATCTCTCAGTCATCTTCAAAGAACTTTGGTCCTATTTGTCGTAGCTTCAGCTCCTCATCTGATGGTAATGGATACATGGCTGGAAACTTCAATGAGAATGATGAAGATTATGTTAATTCCACTGTGCTTGAAGCTG TTGAGGTCAGAAGTGGATCAGAAGGATATATAGTAAAGATGCGAGATGGGAAAAACCTGCGGTGTGTGCATAATAATTCTCAAGGGAGAGAGATTCCAGAGAGTGCACCACAACCTGCTATCGTTTTGAGAATTGAAGATGGAAGTGGAACTTTACTTCCAATCATTGTTT TGGAGATGCCAAGTGTACTTCTGATGGCTGCTATTCGCCATGTTCATATT GCAAGACCTACCATATATCAAGTTGTTAAGGAACTGATCGATAAGATGGGCTATGAG GTAAAACTTGTTCGGGTAAACAAAAGAATTCAAGAAGCATACTGTGCCGAGCTTTATCTAACAAAG ATTGGAGATCAAACAGAGAGTATAACATTTGATCTTCGGCCTTCGGATGCTATCAATATTGCTGTTCGCTGCAAG GTTCCTATACAAGTACATAGGAGTCTTGCATACAGCGACGGCATAAGATCAGTCGAGCCAGCAAAATTGGTGGCTGCAGGTGGCCTTTCAGATGGTTTATTGTTTACTGAACTTGACAG ACCTGATGGAGAGCCCTGCGTTGAAGCTCAAGAGTTCAGTTTGGTGCGAAACATGTTCATTGCAGTTGTTGAAGAGAGATACAAAGATGCAG CAACATGGAAGGACAAACTAATGAGGCTGAGATCTAAGCGGAAGAACTGGGCCTGA
- the LOC123146876 gene encoding bifunctional nuclease 2 isoform X3 has protein sequence MAMEGPILCRPIMQARLPAALVNNSLIKSGQLGTAFLGAVSKYRNITRLVSPISQSSSKNFGPICRSFSSSSDGNGYMAGNFNENDEDYVNSTVLEAVEVRSGSEGYIVKMRDGKNLRCVHNNSQGREIPESAPQPAIVLRIEDGSGTLLPIIVLEMPSVLLMAAIRHVHIARPTIYQVVKELIDKMGYEVKLVRVNKRIQEAYCAELYLTKIGDQTESITFDLRPSDAINIAVRCKVPIQVHRSLAYSDGIRSVEPAKLVAAGGLSDGLLFTELDRPDGEPCVEAQEFSLVRNMFIAVVEERYKDAATWKDKLMRLRSKRKNWA, from the exons ATGGCAATGGAGGGACCAATTCTTTGTCGCCCTATAATGCAAGCAAGGCTTCCTGCTGCCCTTGTCAACAACTCATTGATCAAATCTGGGCAGCTTGGCACTGCATTCTTGGGTGCTGTGTCTAAATACCGCAACATTACTAGACTAGTTTCTCCAATCTCTCAGTCATCTTCAAAGAACTTTGGTCCTATTTGTCGTAGCTTCAGCTCCTCATCTGATGGTAATGGATACATGGCTGGAAACTTCAATGAGAATGATGAAGATTATGTTAATTCCACTGTGCTTGAAGCTG TTGAGGTCAGAAGTGGATCAGAAGGATATATAGTAAAGATGCGAGATGGGAAAAACCTGCGGTGTGTGCATAATAATTCTCAAGGGAGAGAGATTCCAGAGAGTGCACCACAACCTGCTATCGTTTTGAGAATTGAAGATGGAAGTGGAACTTTACTTCCAATCATTGTTT TGGAGATGCCAAGTGTACTTCTGATGGCTGCTATTCGCCATGTTCATATT GCAAGACCTACCATATATCAAGTTGTTAAGGAACTGATCGATAAGATGGGCTATGAG GTAAAACTTGTTCGGGTAAACAAAAGAATTCAAGAAGCATACTGTGCCGAGCTTTATCTAACAAAG ATTGGAGATCAAACAGAGAGTATAACATTTGATCTTCGGCCTTCGGATGCTATCAATATTGCTGTTCGCTGCAAG GTTCCTATACAAGTACATAGGAGTCTTGCATACAGCGACGGCATAAGATCAGTCGAGCCAGCAAAATTGGTGGCTGCAGGTGGCCTTTCAGATGGTTTATTGTTTACTGAACTTGACAG ACCTGATGGAGAGCCCTGCGTTGAAGCTCAAGAGTTCAGTTTGGTGCGAAACATGTTCATTGCAGTTGTTGAAGAGAGATACAAAGATGCAG CAACATGGAAGGACAAACTAATGAGGCTGAGATCTAAGCGGAAGAACTGGGCCTGA
- the LOC123146876 gene encoding bifunctional nuclease 2 isoform X2 encodes MIFCTLMAMEGPILCRPIMQARLPAALVNNSLIKSGQLGTAFLGAVSKYRNITRLVSPISQSSSKNFGPICRSFSSSSDGNGYMAGNFNENDEDYVNSTVLEAVEVRSGSEGYIVKMRDGKNLRCVHNNSQGREIPESAPQPAIVLRIEDGSGTLLPIIVLEMPSVLLMAAIRHVHIARPTIYQVVKELIDKMGYEVKLVRVNKRIQEAYCAELYLTKIGDQTESITFDLRPSDAINIAVRCKVPIQVHRSLAYSDGIRSVEPAKLVAAGGLSDGLLFTELDRPDGEPCVEAQEFSLVRNMFIAVVEERYKDAATWKDKLMRLRSKRKNWA; translated from the exons ATGATCTTCT GCACATTGATGGCAATGGAGGGACCAATTCTTTGTCGCCCTATAATGCAAGCAAGGCTTCCTGCTGCCCTTGTCAACAACTCATTGATCAAATCTGGGCAGCTTGGCACTGCATTCTTGGGTGCTGTGTCTAAATACCGCAACATTACTAGACTAGTTTCTCCAATCTCTCAGTCATCTTCAAAGAACTTTGGTCCTATTTGTCGTAGCTTCAGCTCCTCATCTGATGGTAATGGATACATGGCTGGAAACTTCAATGAGAATGATGAAGATTATGTTAATTCCACTGTGCTTGAAGCTG TTGAGGTCAGAAGTGGATCAGAAGGATATATAGTAAAGATGCGAGATGGGAAAAACCTGCGGTGTGTGCATAATAATTCTCAAGGGAGAGAGATTCCAGAGAGTGCACCACAACCTGCTATCGTTTTGAGAATTGAAGATGGAAGTGGAACTTTACTTCCAATCATTGTTT TGGAGATGCCAAGTGTACTTCTGATGGCTGCTATTCGCCATGTTCATATT GCAAGACCTACCATATATCAAGTTGTTAAGGAACTGATCGATAAGATGGGCTATGAG GTAAAACTTGTTCGGGTAAACAAAAGAATTCAAGAAGCATACTGTGCCGAGCTTTATCTAACAAAG ATTGGAGATCAAACAGAGAGTATAACATTTGATCTTCGGCCTTCGGATGCTATCAATATTGCTGTTCGCTGCAAG GTTCCTATACAAGTACATAGGAGTCTTGCATACAGCGACGGCATAAGATCAGTCGAGCCAGCAAAATTGGTGGCTGCAGGTGGCCTTTCAGATGGTTTATTGTTTACTGAACTTGACAG ACCTGATGGAGAGCCCTGCGTTGAAGCTCAAGAGTTCAGTTTGGTGCGAAACATGTTCATTGCAGTTGTTGAAGAGAGATACAAAGATGCAG CAACATGGAAGGACAAACTAATGAGGCTGAGATCTAAGCGGAAGAACTGGGCCTGA
- the LOC123146876 gene encoding bifunctional nuclease 2 isoform X4: MGVGLCTLMAMEGPILCRPIMQARLPAALVNNSLIKSGQLGTAFLGAVSKYRNITRLVSPISQSSSKNFGPICRSFSSSSDGNGYMAGNFNENDEDYVNSTVLEAVEVRSGSEGYIVKMRDGKNLRCVHNNSQGREIPESAPQPAIVLRIEDGSGTLLPIIVLEMPSVLLMAAIRHVHIARPTIYQVVKELIDKMGYEVKLVRVNKRIQEAYCAELYLTKIGDQTESITFDLRPSDAINIAVRCKVPIQVHRSLAYSDGIRSVEPAKLVAAGGLSDGLLFTELDRPDGEPCVEAQEFSLVRNMFIAVVEERYKDAGGSP; this comes from the exons ATGGGTGTCGGATTGT GCACATTGATGGCAATGGAGGGACCAATTCTTTGTCGCCCTATAATGCAAGCAAGGCTTCCTGCTGCCCTTGTCAACAACTCATTGATCAAATCTGGGCAGCTTGGCACTGCATTCTTGGGTGCTGTGTCTAAATACCGCAACATTACTAGACTAGTTTCTCCAATCTCTCAGTCATCTTCAAAGAACTTTGGTCCTATTTGTCGTAGCTTCAGCTCCTCATCTGATGGTAATGGATACATGGCTGGAAACTTCAATGAGAATGATGAAGATTATGTTAATTCCACTGTGCTTGAAGCTG TTGAGGTCAGAAGTGGATCAGAAGGATATATAGTAAAGATGCGAGATGGGAAAAACCTGCGGTGTGTGCATAATAATTCTCAAGGGAGAGAGATTCCAGAGAGTGCACCACAACCTGCTATCGTTTTGAGAATTGAAGATGGAAGTGGAACTTTACTTCCAATCATTGTTT TGGAGATGCCAAGTGTACTTCTGATGGCTGCTATTCGCCATGTTCATATT GCAAGACCTACCATATATCAAGTTGTTAAGGAACTGATCGATAAGATGGGCTATGAG GTAAAACTTGTTCGGGTAAACAAAAGAATTCAAGAAGCATACTGTGCCGAGCTTTATCTAACAAAG ATTGGAGATCAAACAGAGAGTATAACATTTGATCTTCGGCCTTCGGATGCTATCAATATTGCTGTTCGCTGCAAG GTTCCTATACAAGTACATAGGAGTCTTGCATACAGCGACGGCATAAGATCAGTCGAGCCAGCAAAATTGGTGGCTGCAGGTGGCCTTTCAGATGGTTTATTGTTTACTGAACTTGACAG ACCTGATGGAGAGCCCTGCGTTGAAGCTCAAGAGTTCAGTTTGGTGCGAAACATGTTCATTGCAGTTGTTGAAGAGAGATACAAAGATGCAG GTGGATCTCCTTGA